A region of the Candidatus Marsarchaeota archaeon genome:
GCAGGAATACATGCCGTATTCATCATATCAGCTGTGATACTAGCGATAGCTGCGGCGCTATCATGGCTGCGCGGGAAGGAGCAGAGGCATGCGCCAGGAGCGCAAATCAGATATAATGCTCAGCATTCCTCCAGTGCGCACGGCTGACCTGTGGCGATGATCCTCAATCTTGGCGCGTGCCCTCATTCCTTTTATTAAGCTTTTCTTACAAAAGTCTCTGTTAAAATGGCATCGACTAAAGGCGGAGCTGCAGCCGGCGTCCGGACTAGAGAGCTGGAACGCATGATTTACGAGAGCCTGCCAAAACTGAAAAGGCAACGCCTCCTTGCCCTCGGCTGCAGCAATATGCAGCTCCTGTTTGCGATGAAGCGCAGGTACCCATTGCTCTGGATAACAGTGCTGTCAGAGAGCCAGGCCAAGCTTACAAAGGCTTTGGCGCTTGCGAACCACAATAGGGTCGTTATGAGGTTCATCGAAGGCAGCACAAACGAGCTGCCTTTGGAAGACGAGAGCTTTAACATAATAGTAGGCTGCATGCCACTAGTGCCTAGCAATCCTGAAAAGCGCGCAAAGGTGCTTTCCGAGCTCTATCGGGTGCTGCGCAAGTCAGGTCATGTTGTCGTAACGAGTGCCTCAATGAAGCGTGAATTCAAGTTTGCGCTTGAAGGCTCAGGCTTTGAACAGGTCAAGGTGCAGAAGGCCATGCGGCTCTATGTCTATACGGCGGTGAAGGTTGAGTCAGAGCAGCTGCTCTCGCAGCCTGGGACGTGATGTAATGAGAAGCGCAGACCTTGCAACGATAATACGCACCTTACTGATAGTGCTGTTCGCGTATCTTGTAATCCTGAAGTTCAATGCCATAGCAATAATTGTGCTATTCGTGTTAATAATCGCGCTTGACGGGGTAGACGGCTTCCTGGCCGTTAGGGAGGAGAGCAACGGCGCAATAGGCCTTATATACTATCTTCGCGCTTCCATGGGCAATGAGGAGGCCCATGCGCGTGTTAAGCAAATCAAGCTTTCGCTGTCGAAGAAGGCACCCCACGGCGCTCGCATAGACGTGGCCGGCGACCGTGTGGTCGAGTATGTCCCATGGCTTCTCTTCATGTTCCTCCACATAGTGCCCCTCTTCGTAGTGATAATAATAGTGATAAGGCATTCATTCGCTGACGCGCTCATGGCTTCCAGAGGCACATCTTCGAAAATGAAGTCCGGATTCGCGCGCGCAGTATACGCTTCCAATGCGTCGCGCGCAGGAATAAACATAATGAAATTAGTTACATTTTCCTACCTAGTGCTGGTCTACGTGCTTGCGTATCCTCTCTGGATAGGCTATGCGCTCATAGCGCTCCTGGTGATCTACGTGCTCGTAAGAGGAATAGCGGAGATCTACGAATCGCTGAAATGATTTAACTTTGCATAGCGGGAAATCCCACATCCTTCAGGGGTTGGAGGATGTCACCAACGCATAAAAGTACATATTGCCGATTAACCATGACACCATGCTGGGAATAGAAGAGCTGAAACGGGCATGAAAATAATAACTCACCCCGGCAGCATGTCAGATACGCTGGACCCCCGGCAGGCCCTAAGGTTCTGCTACAAAGTACTGCATGCGCGACAGAATTAGCAACTTTTCAGAATGCAGCATGCAATAAATAAATAATAAATATCTGGACTGGCTAAGCGGATACGATACTTACATGACGCACACAATTCAAAACATGCCAGACACAAAGCCCAGTGCAGCGCAGGCACTCACAACCGACGACTACAGGATAATTGCGTCGAAGCTCTCGCTGCCGAAGGGGATAGGCTCAGATTTGGGTATCTACTATTTTCCAGAGATGGAAGGCCGCAAAGAGCTGGTATCAGACATAATTGCGGGTGCCAAGGCGATATGCAGGGATAGCACCATAGCTGCAAGGGCAGCCATGCCCGTATACGCCTCTTCTGATAATGGTGTGCTTGACGAGAACACAAAGAGGCAGGTGCAGATTGCAGTCATCCAGCTCAAATGCATGCAGGTGCCGTTCAGCCACATAGA
Encoded here:
- a CDS encoding class I SAM-dependent methyltransferase translates to MASTKGGAAAGVRTRELERMIYESLPKLKRQRLLALGCSNMQLLFAMKRRYPLLWITVLSESQAKLTKALALANHNRVVMRFIEGSTNELPLEDESFNIIVGCMPLVPSNPEKRAKVLSELYRVLRKSGHVVVTSASMKREFKFALEGSGFEQVKVQKAMRLYVYTAVKVESEQLLSQPGT